The Plasmodium knowlesi strain H genome assembly, chromosome: 12 sequence CATGTTTGGCCATTCTGCTTCTGATGCGACTGATCACGTCTAGGTAAAATAACGACGGTTTGACCATGAGGATATCGGCCCCTTCGGCGATGTCtgcaggggaaaagaagaatacacaaaatgtagaaaaaaaaaaaaaaaaaaaaaattcattttattagCAAAACGGTGgaaacacacatatatgtacatatgtgcatagtACTCAATGTATTTGTGCCTATTATTCGATTATTACGTTTCTCCACATGGTTGAGGTCGTAGTACGTATTAAAGTCGTGCTGATAGGACTGCTTATTTTTAATCACGTTTTTGTGAATATTGGAATTCAGGATGGATCTAAATGGCTTATACAGGCATGACGAATATTTGCACGTGTAGGACAATATTAGTACATTTCTGAAGTTGTGAAAATCTAGGTTTTTCCTAATTTGTTCAATTCTGTTGTCCATGGAATCGCTAGGGCAAACTACGTCGGCGCCGCACTTGGCTAGGCATAGAGACTACGAAAGGAGAGCAAAAACGGGAGGAGAAACTATAATAATGCTTTCCGATCGTTTGCGCGGTAGGAGTTGCTGTTCCCACTGCCAAATGTAACGTACAAGCACATAAATAGGAGGTAGGTCATCAAAAGATATATAgaaagaatagaaaaaaaaaaaaaaaaaactaaaatgaggagaagttCTACCCAATTATGTATGAATTACCTGCTTCACCAGCGTGTGCACGGTAACGTCGTTGAGTATTTCCCCCTGTTGTTCGTCATATATTCCATCATGCCCGTATATGTTGTATGGATCCAGAGCCACGTCAACGTAAATCAcaacttcatttttaaatttctgttttattttatttatcgCGTTACAGAAGAAACTACTTTCATTATAACATTCTGAGCAGTAtgttgttttattttcttccttcacaacGGGAAAAAACATAAAGTGGTGAATATTTAGTTGTAAGCATTCTTCGATTTCTTTCATGATTCCATCTATGCTATAGGTGTAAATTCCATCCAGCTGAGTTGTCTTCTTTGGAGTGTCCTACGTAGTGGATATTATAAAGGAAATGTGTTTACATGAGAAGAGTTCACAGGAGAGTAGTACAGATATGGCGCGATAACAAAGAAGGGCGCTCTTCCCTCTCTTTTTGCGAATGCATTTTTATATACCTCTTCATGAATGAACATCGGATAAATAAAGTTTGACATCCGGATGCTATTGTTACTGTATAAGGAGCGCAAGTGCTTATTCCTCTTTATCCTCCTCTCCCTCCTATTCGTTTCGATGTAGACATTGTCGTTTATatcttttgcaaaattttttagGTTGGACTGTCTTGCCACATTTTCGTTGTACACATCTTCAGTTGATTTTTGCTCCTTAGTTAAATTGCTCAAATTCTCATTCTGATTCTAATTTTTGGAGTTCGAAATAAATAGTGCGTTTTTAATGGACATAAAATTGATGCATGCTTAATCAGTGGGTCATTGAAAATGGGCgtagttttttttaaggtgtCTTCACGGGAGAAGCGGTTGTGTCGGAGCGGCGTGATGTGGTGCTCACACGATGATGAGAGTTATGCAACGTCAGGGATGAATATTACACATGTATGCACTTATATAGGTGGTTACCAAGAACGTTTGCACATGGCTACATGCGGATAGAGAATGTTACATTTCACTAAACAAACATGCAAAGTatcatttggggggggagggcaactttcctttttcagttACGTCGTTTGACAGAAATGTCTCAATCGGCGcactttatatatatacatatatatatatattttttttttttttagtacgTTATTGTTCTGTGGGCTATTCCATCTTCTGAAGGGAGCCTTGTACCtctgaaaaaggggaagaagcgtAGCTTTCCTATCTAACGTGTTCTAATTGTGTATGTACGCTGTGTACAAAGGGATATGTTTATGTAAACGTGCCTGTGTAAACGTtaatgtgtgtgtgtgtgtgtgtgtgtgtatagaTCCGAATAAGAACAACTGTTACCTTCGTCGACTTCGGAGTGTACAAGATGTAGGCGCTTTTACTCAAGTTGCTATTAAGACAACACACCAAATTGAGCACAGAAAGGTAAAGTAAAATTATTCCAtctatttttatcattttttggTGTATTCTCCGTGTTTACTAGCTAAAAgggcaaaatgaacaagtttATATGGCAAAGTTACATAGggtgttttattttgtcatgTATACGTTACAATGGGTGAAGTTCATTGGTGTTGGGGAGAATGAGAGTGTTGGATTCGGAAATGCTCCTACGTATGCttaacatgtttttttttttttttttttttttttttttattttgttttccccctaTTTGTGGGTGTGCAGAACGACATATTTTGTGATTACTATTTGGTTAAATAATACACAatagtgttttttttttttttttttcttcactggtTGGAGAGTTATTGTGAGCCTAGGGGTTCACAGGAGAAGGCGTATGCCAACGCAGCTATTTTTTGGGCTACATTGGAGCGTTGAAAAGTGGTTCTTCAAACACAtgctcatttttgttaaCTTATCAAATGTGGGAATATGCATCATGTATTGTTTGAGAAAATGCGTTCTACCATTTCGACTTTATTTGCGTTTATATGTCCCTATGTACAAATTTATAGCTCTTCCCCTTGTGTGgcgaaaaaataacattggGGGAAGAAGCAAACAGGTTTGAACTTCAATTATTTTAAATGTTGACCGAGTACAGAATCACAGTGTAGAAAGGGTTAGCAAATAATTCTGATAAAAATTCGAATTCCTGTCGTACATATCACAGTGGGATGCACGCCATCGCGGCCACAATGGTgcatgaagaaggaaaagaaaactaCCAACACGTGTAAATCGcgtaaatttctttttgccCACAAATTATGAGAACCGTTTAAAAGGGGTATAATGACGCGTGGATTGGTggtgaaattttaaaaaaagtaaaaaaaaaaaaaattccaagaTAGTAATACAAACGCAGCAAAGTTGACAAGAACGGTTACAATTGGGGTGAACCTACGTGATGTAAAGAAAGTTACCAAGGTGTAATTTGTCGCCCCGGAGGAGATAAATTCTGTCCTCCCCATGGCCGAATTATTATAACCCGTGAAATTGTTACGTGATAATTTTAAACCTTCTGGGCTCAATGAAAGGcgatttctgtttttttttttttttttttttgtagctcTCTTAACaaaccaaatgaaaaaattgctaCGAAAAGGGTGTAGTATTCTGTGCGAAAAGAAGAGGACACACCACCCATATGGCATGCGCTGCTTCCTTCTATTGGAGGATAAACACATAAGCGTTTGAAACACTCCGAATTGGAGCtagttatatttttcttatattGGGGGAAAACTTCCATaaggaaagcaaaataaGCATCTTCCATCATGTGTGTGCGCTGGAATTTTGAGAATTGCCAGACTGCCATTTCTTCACAAGTAGCGTGATatcaatggaaaaaaaaaaaaaaagaaaaagaaaaagaaaaagaaaaagaaaaagaaaaagaaaaggacaaTTGTGAAAACAAGGAATTGGCGTTTCTGATGTTAATCCAAAGCGCAGCGAGGGAAAACTGCTTAACCGTTTTGACGACGAAAAAGTTTGTGCAGACGGTAAGAGCAACTAGCCATTTgggctttaaaaaaaaaaaaaaaaaaaaaaaaaaagttaaaacatcggtatattaaaaaaaaaaaatctgaacCGTGCATAACTTTTTCagaatttcccttttttttacgattttttttttatttttttatttattttttttttaacccccttGCGTATGGcgctttacatttttcttcacttttgcgCCATTTGtcactcctttttaaaatatcttATAAAAATACAATGCATTATTCGTTTAATCCAACCTGAGGAATGTCTGAAAGAATaacttgaagaaaaaaataaaaaaataaaatggcgAGATGTCCTTTTGGCGGAGACGTGAGACAATACATGGGAAATTTCGCGCATGTATGTTACCCGCCGCTCTTATGAATACATTACATTTATTTGAATTCTGTGGTAATttggcaaaaataaaaatagacattttttgaatttagcaatttttttttctgtgctaTGCTTGTATTTTATTATGTGAAATTTTTGTGTTTTATGTTTGACCAAGCGTATAGGGTGCACATGCCAGGGCGCACGTTTGCATACGCGCACAAGTGCATACGTCCATGCATGTTCCATGCATACGGGCAAACGCACTCCCCCCCTCGTGCACACGTGCTCAAGGAGCTACTTAACAACCTATACATCCTCGCTTATTTGCATGAAGCCATCTTTTTAAGTGAATTTATTATAAATCAAGTTACATCATTatttaccttttttctttttaatcaGCTGActtaaagcattttttttttttttaaacgatAAATTGTCAATTGGTTGCACAATTTTCATGGTGGAGAATAACTCAGAGCGCGCTGCACAACTGCGTGGGTGTCTAAGAAGTCGATTTTATGGCgtttcattatatatatatatatatatttatttacttATTCGTTCATTTCTCTAATTTTTAATCTGGTACCATTGGCATACAACTTGGTACCCAAGCGGAACCCTCGCACGCTTCCCCTTTGGCACCCTCTCCCAAAGTGCACATTGCGAAGAGTGGCAAGATTATAACAAAAAGTGCTTTGTGGCAGTTTGTTCTAGGAAAATTGCCCGCTCGTTTGGAAGCGCTCACTTGGGAGCATATTTACTCTgaggtttttatttttgcccaTGTTGACACAATTGACATCTTACGTGTCACCAACCccattttgaaaagaaaatatttttaaggaGCCCCTTCCAtacagtatttttttttaaacttgtcaatacacacatgtgcacaaTATTCACACGTGCGCAGTACACCTTGCGTGATTTgacttcttttccttttacgttgaattgttcattttatGCATACACTTGGAATgtacttaattttttttttttttttctccactgtttacattttatttattttttttatttttatttttttttttttttaattggcGAGATATTGGCTACTGGTTATGTTCGCTTAGAGGGTTGAGCAAGTGTAAAGGGCGAgcacatgcacacacatgAATGTATGCACTTATGTACAATATTAAGCGTGTTTGTATGTGTAAACCCCTGCGAGCAGAAAAAGAGTTTTCTAAATTAACCGCGTTACGGGAGAAGGGTTTTCCAAAATAACCACCTTTATGTCCCCTCAAACGAGATGGATGTGCTCAGAAGAGGTGACACGCTAAACCCTAGGGTTAAAAGGAGCAGGAGCATAATCCAAAGGGACGAAAGAAACGATGATCACAGCAGCGGAAATCATCACCAACTGGTGATTTATGGAAATTCTTTCAGAAACAATTCGCTAGGGTACGCATGGAGTGCCTACTTTGATAAGAACaaagtaaagaagaatattatGGTATGCTGTGATTTAAGTAAGATTTGCGATGACATTTTAAAAGGAGTGGAGAACAACAGCTTGACTATTAAAacgttttccttcttgctCATTGGGGTGTGTAACATATACAAGAAGAAGGTGTATTTTATTGGTCAAGACTATGATTTtctaaaaaggaagattttgTCTCTGTACAAAAATAAGGACAATGAATTGAACGACTTGATGGTGACTGGTAAGGAtacgaaaagaagaaaattaggAAAAGACAACGAAGATGATAGtaacaaaaatggaagtaagaagagattaaaTAGAAATTCACTCAATATAAAGAGAGGTTCCATTGGTTTGAACGAACTAATTCCATCCGTAATTGATAATTTTACGGGAAGGAAATCTCGCTTTTCTCTGAACGCTGATGAGATAAGTATTGCGGGAACACAGAACAACAGTTACAATGACATGTTTAACGAGAACGAAATGAATAATGAAATGTTTCTGGAGATTTCCGGCCTGAACTACCTAAACTTTGATCCTGAAAACGAAGACACGGAGAATGGCAATGATAAGAACGCTATTAATAATAACTACATGGATGGAAATAATAGAAGCATGAGCAACCGTAGTAGTGTTCACAGCAGTATGAGTCACTACCACGACATGGAGAAGGCGTTAGAGGGGTCGTATATTTCTAGGAATAGCATCCATATGAACAATTTTGATGGGCTGCATCTGAATAGAGAACTATCCGAATCGTTTCACAACCCCATGGATAATTTGAATCTGGAAAACTCCATATTGAACAATATGATTCCGAAGAACATGTTTTCAAATTTAGAAAATTCCATGAATGAGAAGGGCAGTATGATAGGTGAATTTAACGACTTGGAGTTGAACTCCGTGCAGAGGAGTGAGGGATTGAATTCTATAAAGAGGTTCAACGATGGAGTGGATAGAGATGACAATTCTGGTGTGAATCCCGATGGAGGTATAGAGAAGGGGAATCTGCAGAAGGAATTCGCCAGTATGGGAGGTGGACAAGCATTTCATGAGCCCTTTGGAAACTTGAACGTACAGGGAAATGGGGCAAACGCAAATGATGGAAAACAATTAACTAGCAACATTAATGGGATGACAAGCGCATCTAGAGACTTTCCAAACATGCCATATAACAATGTATCTCCAGGAAATAGCCATTTCATGGGAAGATACCATAACATGAATGGATCTATGCATAACAGAAATGATCTGTACAATTTGAATCCGTTTATGAGCATTAATTCaatgaataataataattttgaGGGTAGAAATAGTTATGGTCCTTATGCGCATGGGATTCCAAATCGTAACACTTTTGGAGACTTAGATGGGATGAGTAACGTCATGATGGGTAGCATGTTCACCCcccagaagaagagaaatctGTCGAAGAAGGATGCCTACTTGGGAGCACTAAACTTTGAGTCGTATCAGAATTTTGATTATTTTCATCAGAAGGATGACGATGCTTTTATTAAAAAGCTCAACACATTGCTCGGGTTGGATgggaatgatgaaaatgaagacgAGGATGCTCGTGAtgaggatgaggaggatggcGTGCTTTTATCTGAAGGGGATAAGAGAAATCAGGAGACCAGGACAGCCGAAGGACAAATGGGAACTTCCAAAACGGGAGAGAACGATAAATCTGCAAATAACCAGATAATTCTGAACgatgagaaggagaaagacaaGGAGGTGAGTTCTGTCTTAAATGGATCCACCACGAATCAGCTactagggaaaaaaagaaaactagAAAAACACATTATTGATAAGAATTATATGATAAAAGATACGGTGATGAAGGGAATGTTGAAAAACGAAAGTGTAGACTACAAGCATTTCCTAATCGACACAATAAATAACGAAATAAATGAGAAGATGCAGAAGGAGTATCCATCCTTTCAGCATTTCTTCCTACACAACAATACCGATAAGATAAGAACTGTGCACAAGttggaaataaattttggATACGAATCTCAGGATtgtgagaagaagaaaaaaactctggaaaattatttaaccTGTTCAGTGGGTAACAAATCCTTTTTGTATGAAAATAGAAATGTGCTTGATCActttaatataaaaaaatgtttggaCAATATCGATGATAGTATGGCATCCAACGAAAACGATACGCTGTCGAATTACTTCTTATCCTTTGACGGAGAACACGAAGGAGGAAGCATGAGAAGTGACAACAATATGATGAATTTCGAGGAGGTACGAGAGGAAGTTGGTGGAATGCAATTTGATCTACCGAATGAAAATCACCAGAATGATTACAAGAATAGGTTTAGCATAGATCCGTCCTTATCACAGCATGAGCACATAGACCTAAATTTGAATGACCTTAATATTAACGATTTGAATATGAAGGATGACCTCTCCTCTTTTAAGGACGACATGGGTTCTAGATTGAACATGGAAAGTCAGATGTCCCCCAAAAGTTTGGTAGTGTATGGGGAGAAGGATAATAGCGTAGAGAAAAATGACGAATTGGAAATGAATGGAAATTTCCTAAATGACCGACTGAATTCTGAATTCACCTCCTCGTCTGCTTCCCCCCATTTGGATATGTCCATCAACTCCAATTATGATTTCTCCAATATTTTCATGAAGGACAATGAGAGTTCAGTGTTGGATGATAAGTGTGGAGACGTGGACATAAATCTGAACCAGGACTTTGATTTAATTGCCAAGGATTTACTGGAAGTGTACAAGAATTTATCTACAAAAATtaactatatttttttcgaccTCATTACGAAGAATAGACAATCGAGGGATGAAGTATCTGTTTTGTTTTACATCACTTTACACTTGGCAAATTTGGGGTACATAAACATAGTGCAGAAACCGATTCTTCCGGACCAGTTGGGTTCCTATGGGGAGAATTTCTCCAGGCCCATTTTCATTCAGTATATTGGTCAAAGAGACAACTAAGGTAGTACAGATTATGTTTATTTTGATCTGTTAAAGATGGGTTTTACCTTTTCCCGGGGAAATATTGGTGTTGTTCTTTCGATccggactttttttttttttttttttgaactggGTGGAGGGGAGAGTCCTACCTACTTCTATTTGGCCTTGCCTAGGTGTTCACAAACAAATACATAGTAAACGCGCCTAGGCCAATCTTCATCTTTCTGTATGAACcccctttgcatttttctttttttttttttttttggggggaggagggggCATTTAAACATGCACTTACATTTAGTCCTTTGGCTATAAGTCATTTTTACGCCATGCATAAGGATTAGGTACTTccaaaattgtaaattaaCTTTTGAATAATCTTAAGGTGAGGAAAATTCTGAAAATGCAGACGTGGCGGAGCTGGCcaagtgtgtgtgtggggggcgCATAGAAACATAAGCTGTGTAGGCGATGTGTAGGCGATGTGTAGGCGGTGTGTAGGTGGTGTGTAGGTGGTGTGTAGACAGTGCGTAGACAGTGTGCCTGCGTATATTTACTAAATCAATTCGTTCGATCATCTCCACGGGGTAAAAATAGTACGGGGATTTCATCTTactatgtatatacatatatatatatttccctcAGAAAGGAATACTTGCTAAGTTACTTAACATTATGAGGAATGAAAAGCATTTCTGTTGGTTCATAAAtggttatccttttttttttttttttcttcttctttctgtaaaAATAACGTAGTACAATGCACTCTTTAAGTAGTGTGGCATTAAGGACACTATGTTATGATAGATATAAGCGCCAAAATTTCGAGGGGACATATAAAAGTGTACACCTTTACAAAGAGGGAAATGTCTACTTTTTCAGGGATATTTCGTTTACCAATATTGTTGTGAAAGGGTTAAGCTCATGTGTTGGGCTAGCTTCTTAAGgttcctaattttttttttaattaagcTACAAGTGTTGTTTTCCCTATTTgcattttgcctttttttttttttttttttgcattgtgacgtatttccccttttaattttcctgttttcacattttcaattttttttttttttttttttttttttccttttttttttttttttttttttttttttgtgcgtgTATACTAggctttttaaataaaaaaaattacaaaaattgcgcaatgattattttttattttattttattttttttgcgcaattTTCGTATGCctcatttgcattttttttccattttaagaaAATGCATTTATAATTAATCTGAGGGGAGCAAGTCCAGGTGATTTCAAGCATCAGACTGGATGGACGAAATGCGCGCGTGTTGGTGAATCTGCGCGCAATACGTACGTGTTATGAGGAAAACAATTCGCTCTACATGCGTACGTCCATGAGCGAAAACATTCGTGGTACATCTGTACGTGCGCGCTTTTATGTGTGTACGACTGGAACGAACCTACTTGACtcccttttgaaaaaaaaggaggggaatcAGAGTTCAGGCGCTTCCGTTTAGTCGCTTCTGTTTATCCCCTTCTGTTTAGCCGCATTTGTTTGGCCGCACCTATTTGTAAATCCCAACTTTTTTACCTCATCAAAATTTGTAAGACCATCCTTGTccctttcttatttttggcATAATCTACCCAAGAAAGTGGAACATAAGCAGCTCAAgcagggggaaaagaaaaaagaccaTTCTGAAGAGGTGGGTGGTCCCATAATCGCAATTGCAAATATATAAGTCgctctaaaaaaaaaaaaaaaaaaaaaaaaaaaaaagataaatatatattttccatattgggatgtaaaggaaaatacgTCCCATTTGTTTAGTAATTTTCCTCTCGGGATTAGTCTCCCGTTGATATAAGTCTCTGTTGGTTGTAATCATTGACCAAGTGCCAAACGTGCTGAAAAAATTTCAGTAGCATCGCAAGGAGGTGGCTCCAGGTACATTAAATACATGAGAAGAAATAGCTACCCCCATGCGACGAAggccaaaaggaaaataaataaaataaatataataacaATTTTGAGCAACCCGACACAGTTTAACATTAATTTTTGAAGCAAAACCTTCTCTACCCGGAACAGAGCCAAAGACTACGCGTGTCTTATGCGTAAGGACAGGTTAACGTGTGACGAGTAGTTCGCGAGTTTATCTAGGTCTCTACATTATTCACGTGATAGTGAAGCTTTATTCTGTTTAAATTTGTTAAGTGTTACTACCTTTACTCCACCCCGATGAAATGAATAGAATGAATTTGTGTCGTCCCCTACCAAGCGTGAACAATGAGTGATGATGAGTTTTTCCAAGACAAAGGGAGTAGCTCGTTACAGTACATCAAGTGCAAGACGAGCACAAAGATTGATGATATtttgaagaggaggagaaataAGTTAACCAACGGGGAGAACGGTGATGGAAGCAGAGGGGGTAGCCCGAATGAGGTATCTTCTCCAAAATACAATCCAAGtgcaggaaaagaaaaggaacaccACATCGAAGGGAGTAAAAATGTAGATGATGAAAGGTATTcgaaatggggagaaaaaagtgaCAGTGAAGACCGGAGGAGCAGTTACCATCTGGAAGATGTGAACAAATATCTGACAAAGCATAGTCATGCAGGAGTTTTGGATGACGAAGGAGAGCTCAAAATAGGAAGGAATTACACACAACATAGTTACAGtttagagaagaaaaatttcgcAAATGATTCTGTTAAGGATATTTATTCGtatgatgaaaaattaaaaaaagagaatattAAAAGTTGCAtaaatttttccacttgtaATGATACAAAAAGGAGCCAATTGGCAGCGTCAAAATCGATGGACCATTTAAACTtacaagggggagaaaaaaatggcattccATACTATCAGCATAATGGAGAAGAGACTGGAAGTTACA is a genomic window containing:
- a CDS encoding delta-aminolevulinic acid dehydratase, putative, producing the protein MIKIDGIILLYLSVLNLVCCLNSNLSKSAYILYTPKSTKRYKAPFRRWNSPQNNNNQNENLSNLTKEQKSTEDVYNENVARQSNLKNFAKDINDNVYIETNRRERRIKRNKHLRSLYSNNSIRMSNFIYPMFIHEEDTPKKTTQLDGIYTYSIDGIMKEIEECLQLNIHHFMFFPVVKEENKTTYCSECYNESSFFCNAINKIKQKFKNEVVIYVDVALDPYNIYGHDGIYDEQQGEILNDVTVHTLVKQSLCLAKCGADVVCPSDSMDNRIEQIRKNLDFHNFRNVLILSYTCKYSSCLYKPFRSILNSNIHKNVIKNKQSYQHDFNTYYDLNHVEKHIAEGADILMVKPSLFYLDVISRIRSRMAKHAQVPLAVYNVSGEYMMIKNYVKHLNAHINYENEILTELFKSYLRSGANIIISYFAKQFGLYLKNLYNRNVDKEDDLNSNFNIELTL
- a CDS encoding cohesin complex subunit, putative → MDVLRRGDTLNPRVKRSRSIIQRDERNDDHSSGNHHQLVIYGNSFRNNSLGYAWSAYFDKNKVKKNIMVCCDLSKICDDILKGVENNSLTIKTFSFLLIGVCNIYKKKVYFIGQDYDFLKRKILSLYKNKDNELNDLMVTGKDTKRRKLGKDNEDDSNKNGSKKRLNRNSLNIKRGSIGLNELIPSVIDNFTGRKSRFSLNADEISIAGTQNNSYNDMFNENEMNNEMFLEISGLNYLNFDPENEDTENGNDKNAINNNYMDGNNRSMSNRSSVHSSMSHYHDMEKALEGSYISRNSIHMNNFDGLHLNRELSESFHNPMDNLNLENSILNNMIPKNMFSNLENSMNEKGSMIGEFNDLELNSVQRSEGLNSIKRFNDGVDRDDNSGVNPDGGIEKGNLQKEFASMGGGQAFHEPFGNLNVQGNGANANDGKQLTSNINGMTSASRDFPNMPYNNVSPGNSHFMGRYHNMNGSMHNRNDLYNLNPFMSINSMNNNNFEGRNSYGPYAHGIPNRNTFGDLDGMSNVMMGSMFTPQKKRNLSKKDAYLGALNFESYQNFDYFHQKDDDAFIKKLNTLLGLDGNDENEDEDARDEDEEDGVLLSEGDKRNQETRTAEGQMGTSKTGENDKSANNQIILNDEKEKDKEVSSVLNGSTTNQLLGKKRKLEKHIIDKNYMIKDTVMKGMLKNESVDYKHFLIDTINNEINEKMQKEYPSFQHFFLHNNTDKIRTVHKLEINFGYESQDCEKKKKTLENYLTCSVGNKSFLYENRNVLDHFNIKKCLDNIDDSMASNENDTLSNYFLSFDGEHEGGSMRSDNNMMNFEEVREEVGGMQFDLPNENHQNDYKNRFSIDPSLSQHEHIDLNLNDLNINDLNMKDDLSSFKDDMGSRLNMESQMSPKSLVVYGEKDNSVEKNDELEMNGNFLNDRLNSEFTSSSASPHLDMSINSNYDFSNIFMKDNESSVLDDKCGDVDINLNQDFDLIAKDLLEVYKNLSTKINYIFFDLITKNRQSRDEVSVLFYITLHLANLGYINIVQKPILPDQLGSYGENFSRPIFIQYIGQRDN